One Mobula hypostoma chromosome 5, sMobHyp1.1, whole genome shotgun sequence DNA segment encodes these proteins:
- the LOC134347334 gene encoding C-reactive protein-like, giving the protein MTRLSGGETEGGEPQRPDTLCLRYNTEQGTKHTLFSYKSTVPQDLVLSREDEGTMKVIIGVHICITRDKEQQLVGLNVNGQLSSRKLQEGTQPVTTRSRVIVGQQEACIGKEQNLVGEILDANLWDWVLSPIDIRNLSMGDFSTQGNVISWLNAGIETKGKVMTRLSTRTQ; this is encoded by the exons ATGACAAGACTATCTGGTGGAGAAACGGAAGGAGGTGAGCCTCAAAGACCTGACACACTGTGCCTGAGGTATAACACTGAGCAGGGGACCAAGCATACACTCTTCTCCTACAAGTCCACTGTCCCTCAGGACCTGGTGCTCAGCCGCGAGGATGAAGGCACCATGAAGGTGATCATCGGTG TCCACATCTGCATCACCCGGGACAAGGAGCAGCAGCTGGTTGGCCTAAACGTCAATGGACAGCTGTCCAGCCGCAAGCTTCAGGAGGGCACGCAGCCTGTCACCACCAGGAGCAGGGTGATCGTGGGCCAGCAGGAGGCATGCATCGGCAAAGAGCAGAACCTTGTGGGCGAGATCCTGGACGCCAACTTGTGGGACTGGGTGTTATCTCCCATAGACATCAGGAACCTCTCCATGGGTGACTTCTCCACCCAGGGCAATGTCATTAGTTGGCTGAATGCTGGAATAGAAACCAAGGGCAAGGTCATGACCAGGTTATCAACCAGGACCCAGTAG